A genomic window from Helicobacter suis HS1 includes:
- the ruvA gene encoding Holliday junction branch migration protein RuvA: MIVGLRGIILQVLPTFIELEINGVVYGVHVRAGENFESKQEVFLHTAQIIKEDGHSLYGFLQRTEKELFERLLKVNGVGPRVALAILSTYSCADFSVCIQSKDLKALQRVPGVGAKLAGKIMLDLAGLVLQEETEIKDTAIEQAVLGLQSLGFKTTEAFKICSNLPKGLDTPTLIKLALQQLK; encoded by the coding sequence ATGATTGTTGGCTTAAGAGGCATTATTTTACAGGTTTTGCCTACTTTTATTGAATTAGAAATTAACGGGGTGGTTTATGGGGTACATGTCAGAGCGGGGGAGAATTTTGAGTCAAAACAAGAAGTGTTTTTACACACCGCCCAGATTATTAAAGAGGACGGGCATAGCCTTTATGGCTTTTTGCAGCGCACAGAAAAAGAACTTTTTGAACGGCTTTTAAAAGTTAATGGGGTGGGGCCCCGCGTGGCTTTGGCTATTTTATCTACCTATAGTTGTGCTGATTTTAGCGTTTGTATTCAAAGTAAAGACCTTAAGGCCTTACAAAGAGTACCGGGCGTGGGGGCTAAGTTAGCCGGAAAAATCATGCTAGATTTAGCTGGTTTGGTGTTGCAAGAGGAAACAGAAATAAAAGATACAGCCATAGAACAAGCGGTGCTAGGTTTACAAAGTCTAGGGTTTAAAACAACAGAGGCGTTTAAAATTTGTTCAAACTTACCCAAAGGGCTAGATACACCTACTTTAATTAAACTAGCCCTCCAACAACTTAAATGA
- a CDS encoding DUF342 domain-containing protein has product MGDFYSKVVENCADIGLELEKVAQAYNLDVGELWFDLLKVHTLIRTDPKGEFKILSPENAKRIDEDAFYENKNLEVIQRYDICVKKRLFKYFLDIELSADEDKLYVVLEHPFMIINDKWLFDELCDHIEACMAFKRIILRQMQSQHALFKQELARYATQDTYPDRFCIKSTNYKPSRHGYFEFSLKKAWEHKNNEEAPVNAVYGACKGSTVLKYIKPMQGVDGRNLKGEMCVVETLKNIPVELEYSAEAFESSDSIHEISYVSKTIQYVAFMGNTLKGFTKSQYMEMKSTNMPMFLGGIEGGIVLKISAKDGIEDAIGDNLRVEAKEIYIQGNVGKNVKLVAKKISIDGQLHTESSAIADEIAVTNNKGLCEGKIVHCKYADRGTIFAETCKVEACAGTLIHAKEITLKQVKSNNAFYFSSSCTLDRVDGNENAFCFSAFATPENKEVLEYIRVAMDTYKDKAQRVMVEYQKLNVYMQKNQPVIDKIRNADINTRKALIEQDSVKHIYYDFMDCLKRIKILHMYLSRIQDLNRSFVERLTQIESEMKQAKIHTNGPWTAFNTITYVKIYSKGSQNVLTEKGETADYVLENGEVSKVARYQHAT; this is encoded by the coding sequence TTGGGTGATTTTTATTCTAAAGTTGTGGAGAACTGCGCGGATATAGGGCTTGAGTTAGAAAAAGTAGCGCAGGCTTATAATCTTGATGTGGGCGAATTGTGGTTTGATTTACTCAAAGTACACACCCTGATACGCACAGACCCTAAGGGCGAGTTTAAAATTTTAAGTCCTGAGAATGCAAAGCGCATTGATGAGGATGCTTTTTATGAAAACAAAAATTTAGAGGTGATTCAGCGCTATGACATCTGTGTTAAAAAGAGGCTGTTTAAATATTTCTTAGATATAGAATTATCCGCTGATGAGGATAAGCTGTATGTGGTGCTTGAACACCCCTTTATGATCATTAATGATAAATGGCTATTTGATGAGTTATGCGATCATATAGAAGCTTGCATGGCCTTTAAAAGAATCATCTTGCGCCAAATGCAATCCCAGCATGCATTATTCAAACAAGAACTCGCTCGCTACGCTACACAAGACACCTACCCCGATCGTTTCTGTATCAAATCTACAAACTATAAACCCAGTAGACATGGATACTTTGAGTTTTCTTTAAAAAAAGCTTGGGAGCATAAGAATAACGAGGAAGCCCCCGTTAATGCCGTTTATGGAGCTTGTAAGGGGAGTACGGTTTTAAAGTATATTAAACCTATGCAGGGAGTGGATGGGCGCAACTTAAAAGGGGAAATGTGTGTGGTTGAAACGCTAAAAAATATACCCGTTGAGTTAGAATATAGCGCGGAGGCTTTTGAATCTAGTGATTCAATCCATGAAATTAGTTATGTTTCTAAAACAATCCAGTATGTGGCCTTTATGGGCAATACGCTTAAGGGTTTTACTAAAAGCCAATATATGGAAATGAAAAGCACTAATATGCCCATGTTTTTAGGGGGGATTGAGGGGGGCATTGTGCTTAAAATTAGTGCTAAAGATGGAATTGAAGATGCCATTGGTGATAATTTACGGGTAGAGGCTAAAGAAATTTATATTCAGGGGAATGTGGGTAAGAATGTAAAATTAGTGGCTAAGAAAATTTCTATTGATGGGCAGCTACACACTGAGAGTAGCGCTATAGCTGATGAAATTGCCGTTACTAATAATAAAGGTCTGTGCGAGGGTAAAATCGTGCATTGCAAGTATGCCGATCGGGGAACTATCTTTGCTGAAACTTGCAAGGTTGAAGCCTGTGCCGGAACTTTAATCCATGCAAAAGAGATCACACTCAAACAGGTTAAGTCTAACAACGCCTTTTATTTTTCCTCTAGTTGTACTTTAGATAGAGTAGATGGAAATGAAAATGCTTTTTGCTTTTCTGCCTTTGCCACACCTGAAAATAAAGAAGTTTTAGAATACATTAGAGTAGCGATGGATACTTATAAAGACAAAGCACAAAGGGTTATGGTTGAGTATCAAAAGTTAAATGTTTATATGCAAAAAAACCAACCCGTCATTGATAAAATCCGTAACGCCGACATCAACACAAGAAAGGCCCTCATTGAGCAAGATTCGGTCAAACACATCTATTATGATTTTATGGATTGTTTAAAAAGGATTAAAATTTTACACATGTATCTTTCTAGAATCCAAGACCTCAACCGCTCTTTTGTAGAACGGTTAACCCAAATTGAATCAGAAATGAAACAGGCTAAAATCCATACAAATGGTCCTTGGACGGCGTTTAACACCATCACCTATGTCAAAATCTATTCAAAAGGTTCTCAAAATGTCTTGACAGAAAAAGGAGAGACAGCAGATTATGTTTTAGAAAATGGAGAGGTGAGTAAAGTTGCGCGCTACCAACACGCCACTTAA
- a CDS encoding AIR synthase related protein — protein MSASSLSESDLSTITRALKRAPSELEKALFATLWSEHCSYRSSKALLKKLGTFAENAGVVEISAEYAAVFKVESHNHPSFLNPKEGAATGLGGIERDVLSMGARPVAGLSFLRFNDHSNLKEALEGIENYAKETHIQDLGANTGLSQDFEHNVLVNACALGVVEKRCLVHAKAKEGALLVLIGKPSGSEGLDGARMSSQALEANTNSNVPKGDGKLQAKLIEACLQIYHTLSVVGAQDLGAGGLATASAELAFKGGCGVSLELENVPTYEPLELLALLLNETQERMLLSLMPIEAIKALEISAKYGLKGAIVGQITPQQDFIATYQNKPCVSLPLSLLLNPPLKPLLAKPTSFLQTTYPQNLLNSQQSLETKRIWIPEINNHLMITLASSTPLSIQNPREDSKRVFVRACRDLVLGGAKILGVSDGINLASVEEDAWVLEEMLGGLIESQEALKVPVVSGNVSLNNETHRDNKVFKIPPTLVLVAVGLCQYKTIPKLWQQDGLLYLLKTQRQHLEESLLKQLEPIDLIQEKHLWGVLYQLLEHSLIASTQEIIENDLLLTLSQTAQLSQKDFVLDAPIKSMQNFSWTQTILVEVPLDKEANFLEVVGDNCTKLGRVKP, from the coding sequence ATGAGCGCAAGTTCACTAAGTGAATCCGATCTAAGCACCATTACACGAGCTCTAAAGCGCGCGCCTAGTGAATTAGAAAAAGCCCTTTTTGCCACGCTATGGAGCGAACATTGTTCTTATCGCTCAAGTAAAGCTTTATTAAAAAAATTGGGGACTTTTGCAGAAAATGCAGGGGTGGTAGAAATTAGCGCAGAGTATGCAGCCGTGTTTAAAGTTGAATCGCATAACCACCCTAGCTTTTTAAATCCAAAAGAGGGCGCGGCCACAGGTTTAGGCGGAATTGAGCGCGATGTACTTAGCATGGGAGCTAGGCCTGTGGCGGGTTTGTCTTTCTTGCGTTTTAATGATCACTCTAATTTAAAAGAAGCCCTAGAGGGCATTGAAAATTATGCCAAAGAAACCCACATTCAAGATTTAGGCGCTAATACCGGTCTTTCTCAAGATTTTGAACACAATGTTTTAGTGAATGCCTGCGCTTTGGGGGTGGTTGAAAAAAGATGCTTAGTACATGCAAAAGCCAAAGAAGGGGCTTTGTTAGTGCTCATCGGCAAACCTAGTGGATCTGAGGGGCTAGATGGGGCGCGCATGAGTAGCCAAGCCTTAGAGGCAAATACAAACTCAAATGTACCCAAAGGTGATGGCAAATTGCAGGCTAAACTGATAGAGGCGTGTTTGCAAATTTATCACACTTTATCCGTTGTGGGGGCGCAGGATTTAGGAGCAGGAGGGCTAGCCACTGCTAGCGCAGAATTGGCTTTCAAGGGGGGTTGTGGGGTGAGTTTAGAGCTGGAGAATGTGCCCACTTACGAACCTTTAGAGCTTTTAGCGCTTTTATTAAACGAGACTCAAGAACGCATGCTTTTATCTCTCATGCCAATAGAGGCTATTAAAGCTTTAGAAATTAGCGCTAAATATGGACTTAAAGGTGCTATTGTAGGGCAAATTACCCCACAACAAGATTTTATAGCCACTTATCAAAATAAGCCCTGTGTCTCTTTACCTCTCTCTTTGTTGTTAAATCCCCCTTTAAAACCTCTGCTAGCTAAACCTACCTCTTTTTTACAAACCACCTACCCACAAAATCTCTTAAATTCCCAACAAAGCTTAGAGACCAAACGAATATGGATTCCTGAGATTAACAACCACCTTATGATAACTTTAGCAAGCTCCACTCCCCTAAGCATTCAAAACCCTAGAGAGGATAGCAAACGCGTTTTTGTGCGTGCCTGCCGCGATTTAGTGTTAGGCGGGGCTAAAATTTTGGGTGTAAGTGATGGGATTAATTTAGCCAGTGTAGAAGAGGACGCATGGGTTTTAGAGGAAATGCTAGGCGGGCTAATAGAAAGCCAAGAGGCTTTAAAAGTACCTGTAGTGAGTGGTAATGTGTCGCTAAATAATGAAACCCACAGAGATAACAAGGTTTTTAAAATCCCGCCTACTTTGGTGTTAGTTGCTGTGGGTTTGTGCCAATATAAAACTATACCCAAGCTATGGCAACAAGATGGCTTGCTTTATCTTTTAAAGACACAGAGGCAACATTTAGAGGAGAGTTTGTTAAAACAACTAGAACCCATTGATTTAATCCAAGAAAAACATCTATGGGGTGTTTTATACCAACTTTTAGAGCATTCTTTAATTGCAAGTACGCAAGAAATTATAGAAAATGATCTTTTACTCACCCTAAGCCAAACCGCACAGCTTTCTCAAAAAGATTTTGTGCTAGACGCGCCAATAAAATCCATGCAAAACTTTAGCTGGACACAGACTATACTGGTAGAAGTGCCCTTAGATAAGGAGGCAAATTTTTTAGAAGTAGTGGGGGATAATTGCACCAAGCTAGGGCGTGTTAAACCGTAG
- the gltX gene encoding glutamate--tRNA ligase, which yields MVVTRFAPSPTGHLHIGGLRTALFNYLYAKSCGGKFYLRIEDTDLDRNVKEATEAILKAFEWVGLKADGEILYQSKRLEIYQRYIKQLLEEGKAYYCYMQKEELEALREEQKARGETPRYDRRYRDFKGTPPEGKAPVVRLKAPLEGEIVFYDGIKGEVRIQAKELDDFVIARSNGVPTYNFVVSIDDALMGISAVIRGDDHLSNTPKQILIYQALGFTLPDFYHVPMIFNQQGHKMSKRDGAMGVMDYKNLGYLKEALLNFLVRLGWSYEDQEIFSMQEMLEYFKPEDLNSAPSCFSLHKLDWLNAHYLKETPSAQLQTLLEDFNLPPNFKDLNAKDILLNELKLRCHTLKEMAIKIAEVLIPPTNYALNKLKNLDQARAVLTKLNSEFTPATFASLETLDSFLHRFMQENDLKPGALMLPVRIALLGEPGGIGVKEALFILGLKECQSRIAAFLNNL from the coding sequence ATGGTTGTAACGCGCTTTGCCCCCTCCCCTACTGGGCATTTACACATCGGCGGATTAAGAACAGCCTTGTTTAATTATTTGTATGCAAAAAGTTGTGGCGGGAAATTTTATTTACGCATTGAGGATACGGATTTAGATCGCAATGTAAAAGAGGCTACAGAGGCGATTTTAAAAGCCTTTGAATGGGTGGGGCTTAAAGCCGACGGGGAAATTCTTTATCAATCTAAACGCCTTGAAATTTATCAGCGCTACATTAAGCAATTACTAGAAGAGGGCAAGGCTTATTATTGCTACATGCAAAAAGAGGAGCTAGAGGCTTTAAGAGAAGAGCAAAAAGCTAGGGGGGAGACTCCTAGATATGACCGGCGTTACCGCGATTTTAAGGGTACACCACCGGAGGGTAAAGCACCTGTTGTGCGTCTTAAAGCGCCTTTAGAGGGGGAGATTGTTTTTTACGATGGGATTAAAGGGGAGGTGCGTATCCAAGCAAAAGAATTAGATGATTTTGTAATCGCGCGATCTAATGGAGTGCCGACTTATAATTTTGTGGTTAGCATTGATGATGCGCTAATGGGAATAAGCGCCGTGATTCGTGGAGATGATCACTTAAGTAACACCCCTAAACAAATCTTAATCTATCAGGCGTTAGGTTTTACACTCCCAGATTTTTACCATGTTCCCATGATTTTTAATCAGCAGGGGCATAAGATGAGTAAGCGCGACGGGGCTATGGGGGTGATGGATTATAAAAATTTGGGTTATCTTAAAGAGGCACTCTTAAATTTTTTAGTGCGGCTTGGCTGGAGTTATGAGGATCAAGAAATTTTTAGCATGCAAGAGATGTTAGAGTATTTCAAGCCAGAGGATTTAAATAGCGCTCCGAGTTGTTTTAGTTTGCATAAATTAGACTGGCTTAATGCCCACTATCTTAAAGAAACACCTAGCGCTCAACTCCAAACTTTGCTAGAGGATTTTAATTTGCCTCCAAATTTTAAGGATTTAAACGCGAAAGATATTTTGTTAAACGAATTAAAATTAAGATGCCACACCCTTAAAGAAATGGCAATTAAAATAGCTGAGGTACTTATCCCTCCTACTAACTACGCACTCAATAAACTTAAAAATTTAGATCAAGCCCGCGCTGTACTCACAAAGCTCAATTCTGAATTTACCCCCGCTACATTTGCTAGCTTAGAAACACTTGATAGTTTTTTACACCGCTTCATGCAAGAAAATGATCTTAAACCCGGGGCTTTGATGTTGCCTGTGCGGATTGCGCTTTTAGGAGAGCCCGGAGGCATCGGGGTTAAAGAGGCGTTATTTATTTTAGGATTAAAAGAATGCCAAAGCCGCATAGCGGCTTTTTTAAACAACCTTTAG
- the dnaE gene encoding DNA polymerase III subunit alpha, whose protein sequence is MQNFTHLHLHTEYSLLDGANKIKVLAKKIKELGMESVSMSDHGNMFGAIDFYTCMKKEGIKPIIGMEAYIHNSTNLGDKQSKQRFHLCLYAKDLEGYHNLMYLSSQAFLEGFYYFPRINKKLLKERCKGLICSSACLQGEINWHLNTLSEKNKKYGAKGYDEAKRVAEEYQSIFGEDFYMEIMRHGIANQLFIEDQILKLSLETGIKLIATNDTHYTNQEDASAQEIAMCVAMGKTLNDPTRLRHSVHEFYIKSPAQMAKLFADIPEALENTQEIAQKCQLEIDLKDESNPPTPPRFKFTQEYALSEGLDIKEDAPYFAHKAREGLKKRLEMVDIKEHARYEERLEYEIKVITDMRFAGYMLIVWDFVRYARENNIPVGPGRGSAAGSLVAFCLQITDIDPLKYDLLFERFLNPERVSMPDIDTDFCQRRRGEMLDYMIAKYGKYNVAQVITFNKMLAKGVIRDVARVLDMPYKEADEMAKLIPNRLGITLQEAYDLEPKIQTLLQTSTLAKEVWDFSLRLENLNRSAGKHAAALVVDSERELWYKTPLYTSERTGGIVTQYSMKYLEAIDLIKFDFLGLKTLTVIHDALNIIKKYSHEKIDFLRVDMDDPKVYATIQEGNTVGIFQIESGMFQTLNKRLRPSRFEDIIAIIALGRPGPMESGMVDDFVNRKHGSAPITYMFDALEPILRPTYGTIIYQEQVMQIVQTIAGFSLGEADLIRRAMGKKDAQIMADNRAKFVEGAEKKGFDCNKAGELFDLIVKFAGYGFNKSHSAAYAMLTFQTAYLKTHYKHAFMAAMLSSECRHIDSVAYYVEEANSMGIEIKRPHVNVSDVQFRVQDENGEKVIIFGLEAIKGAGEGPLGMLVELREKYGKFKDLEDLISKIDFSKFSKRILEPLIKSGSLDNLGYNRKTMLENLDLICEEGRRKDKSNAQMSGGLFANLSTEDQEKAHLTLKIYDEYDDSTLLDFEYECMGLYFSGHPLDAFKDQIKALKNVAKSRDILRLEIGSQATFIGKILELKRKIGKKSGKPYGEASIVDLSGRFDLLLFEKQLSALDQLDISLPLAFKCKVEEQEEVARLRLLEIQTLEAIKQTKIIKARYKSTEEQEQDTEPIDILRDFNATTCLFDQKHTPLSLVLDTSVSPDLFVRIKEEAKRHKGNRALCVIFNEKGKRLKFTTALKVNTAIKENFKSFEWLDA, encoded by the coding sequence ATGCAAAATTTTACCCACCTCCACTTACATACCGAGTACTCGCTCTTAGACGGGGCCAATAAAATTAAAGTTTTGGCAAAAAAGATTAAAGAGCTTGGCATGGAAAGTGTGAGTATGAGCGATCATGGCAACATGTTTGGGGCGATTGATTTTTATACTTGCATGAAAAAAGAGGGGATCAAGCCCATTATTGGCATGGAGGCTTATATCCACAATTCTACAAACTTAGGCGATAAACAAAGTAAACAGCGCTTCCACCTTTGCCTTTATGCCAAAGATTTAGAGGGCTATCATAACTTGATGTATCTAAGTTCACAGGCTTTTTTGGAGGGCTTTTACTACTTCCCCCGCATCAATAAAAAACTTCTTAAAGAGCGATGCAAGGGGCTAATCTGCTCAAGTGCGTGTTTACAAGGCGAGATTAATTGGCATTTAAACACCCTTAGCGAAAAGAACAAAAAATACGGGGCTAAGGGCTATGATGAAGCTAAACGGGTGGCAGAGGAATACCAAAGTATTTTTGGTGAGGACTTTTACATGGAAATCATGCGCCATGGCATTGCCAACCAACTCTTCATTGAGGATCAAATCCTCAAACTTTCTTTAGAAACAGGGATCAAACTCATCGCTACCAATGACACCCACTACACTAACCAAGAGGATGCTAGCGCACAAGAAATTGCTATGTGTGTGGCAATGGGCAAGACATTAAACGATCCTACTCGCTTAAGACACTCCGTACACGAGTTTTATATTAAATCTCCTGCACAAATGGCTAAACTTTTTGCAGACATTCCTGAAGCTTTGGAGAACACCCAAGAGATCGCGCAAAAATGCCAGCTTGAGATTGATTTAAAAGATGAGAGTAATCCCCCAACCCCGCCCCGCTTTAAATTCACACAAGAGTACGCTTTAAGTGAAGGGCTAGATATAAAAGAGGATGCGCCCTACTTTGCCCACAAGGCTAGGGAGGGTTTAAAAAAACGCCTAGAAATGGTGGATATTAAAGAACATGCGCGCTATGAGGAGCGGCTAGAGTATGAAATTAAAGTCATTACAGATATGCGCTTTGCAGGCTACATGCTCATTGTGTGGGATTTTGTCCGCTATGCGCGTGAAAATAACATTCCAGTAGGCCCGGGGCGGGGCAGTGCAGCAGGCAGTTTAGTCGCCTTTTGTTTGCAAATTACAGATATTGACCCACTCAAATACGATTTACTCTTTGAGCGCTTTTTAAACCCTGAGCGCGTTTCTATGCCAGATATTGATACGGATTTTTGCCAAAGACGGCGAGGCGAGATGTTAGATTATATGATTGCCAAATATGGAAAATACAATGTCGCCCAAGTTATTACCTTTAATAAAATGCTGGCTAAGGGGGTGATTCGCGATGTGGCACGGGTGCTAGACATGCCCTATAAAGAGGCCGATGAAATGGCTAAGCTTATCCCCAATCGTCTAGGCATCACTTTGCAAGAAGCCTATGATTTAGAGCCTAAAATCCAAACACTTTTGCAAACAAGCACATTAGCCAAAGAGGTTTGGGATTTTTCCTTGCGCCTAGAAAATCTTAACCGCTCAGCAGGCAAACATGCCGCAGCTTTAGTGGTGGATAGTGAACGCGAACTGTGGTATAAAACCCCGCTATATACTAGCGAGCGCACGGGGGGCATTGTTACGCAGTATTCTATGAAATATTTAGAGGCCATAGATTTAATTAAGTTTGACTTCTTAGGGCTTAAAACCCTCACAGTTATCCATGACGCACTAAATATCATTAAAAAATACAGCCATGAAAAAATTGACTTTTTGCGTGTGGATATGGACGATCCTAAGGTTTATGCCACGATTCAAGAGGGCAACACGGTAGGGATATTTCAGATTGAATCAGGCATGTTTCAAACCCTTAATAAACGCCTGCGCCCTTCACGCTTTGAGGATATTATTGCCATTATTGCGCTAGGACGCCCGGGGCCTATGGAGTCGGGTATGGTAGATGATTTTGTGAATAGAAAACATGGATCTGCACCCATTACCTATATGTTTGATGCGCTTGAGCCTATTTTGCGCCCCACTTATGGGACTATTATCTATCAAGAACAGGTGATGCAAATTGTACAGACCATCGCCGGCTTTTCCTTGGGGGAGGCGGATTTGATCCGCCGTGCAATGGGTAAAAAAGACGCACAAATCATGGCTGATAACAGGGCTAAATTTGTAGAGGGCGCGGAGAAAAAGGGCTTTGATTGCAATAAAGCAGGCGAACTCTTTGATCTCATCGTTAAATTTGCCGGCTATGGTTTTAATAAATCCCACTCGGCTGCCTATGCGATGCTCACTTTTCAAACGGCCTATTTAAAAACCCACTACAAACACGCCTTTATGGCTGCCATGTTAAGTAGCGAGTGCCGCCATATTGATTCGGTGGCCTACTATGTGGAGGAGGCTAACTCTATGGGCATTGAGATTAAGCGCCCGCATGTCAATGTTTCTGATGTGCAGTTTAGAGTACAAGATGAGAATGGGGAAAAGGTGATTATCTTTGGCTTAGAGGCAATTAAGGGAGCAGGCGAGGGACCTTTGGGCATGCTAGTTGAACTCAGGGAAAAATACGGGAAGTTTAAGGATTTAGAAGATCTTATCAGCAAGATAGATTTTTCTAAGTTTAGCAAGCGCATTTTAGAACCCTTGATTAAATCCGGGAGTTTGGATAATTTGGGCTATAACCGCAAAACCATGCTAGAAAACTTGGATTTGATTTGTGAGGAAGGGCGGCGCAAGGATAAATCTAATGCCCAGATGAGTGGTGGGTTATTTGCTAATCTATCTACTGAGGATCAAGAGAAAGCGCATTTAACACTAAAAATTTATGATGAATACGATGATAGTACGCTTTTAGATTTTGAGTATGAATGCATGGGGCTTTATTTTTCAGGACACCCACTAGATGCATTTAAAGATCAAATTAAAGCCCTAAAAAATGTAGCCAAAAGTCGGGATATTTTGCGTCTTGAGATTGGATCGCAAGCGACCTTTATTGGCAAAATCCTAGAACTCAAGCGCAAGATAGGTAAAAAGAGCGGAAAACCTTATGGAGAGGCTAGTATTGTGGATCTATCCGGGCGCTTTGATCTCTTGCTTTTTGAAAAACAGCTGAGCGCTTTAGATCAGCTTGATATTTCTCTACCCCTTGCCTTTAAATGCAAGGTAGAGGAGCAAGAGGAAGTAGCCCGTTTAAGATTACTAGAAATCCAAACTTTAGAGGCAATTAAACAGACTAAGATTATTAAGGCGCGTTATAAAAGCACAGAAGAACAAGAGCAAGATACAGAACCTATAGATATTCTTAGAGATTTTAACGCCACTACCTGTCTATTTGATCAAAAGCATACCCCTCTCTCTTTAGTACTAGACACTAGTGTATCCCCTGATCTCTTTGTGCGCATTAAAGAGGAAGCTAAGCGCCATAAGGGTAATCGTGCCCTTTGCGTGATTTTTAATGAAAAGGGCAAACGACTGAAATTTACAACCGCTTTAAAGGTTAACACCGCGATTAAAGAGAATTTTAAAAGCTTTGAGTGGTTAGATGCCTAA
- a CDS encoding pseudouridine synthase, with the protein MRLNQFIAHNLPCSRRQADKLIKEGKVKINRQLASFATPFSPYDKIFVEGRMLNSYEKRSYTVLVYHKPKGELVSRIDHRGRKTIFESLESKFRHFTPIGRLDFASMGLLLLSDSKQVVNALMHSSLERVYLVKIQGNITQTMLEAMQTGLELQGLEGAHPKSKYTRMHIAPMACQILKNHRNYSKIKITLQEGHNREIRRFFAHFKKEVLDLRRVSFGFVSLNALPVGKTRYLNPKEYKQLHQFLNNSNLA; encoded by the coding sequence ATGCGTCTTAATCAATTTATAGCCCACAATCTCCCCTGTTCGCGTAGACAAGCCGATAAACTCATCAAAGAGGGCAAGGTTAAAATTAACCGCCAGTTAGCTAGCTTTGCTACTCCCTTTAGCCCCTATGATAAAATCTTTGTAGAGGGGCGTATGCTTAACTCTTATGAAAAAAGAAGTTATACCGTACTGGTTTATCATAAACCTAAAGGCGAACTAGTCAGTAGAATTGATCATCGCGGGCGTAAAACGATCTTTGAGAGTTTGGAGAGCAAATTTAGGCATTTTACCCCTATTGGGCGTTTAGATTTTGCCTCTATGGGGTTATTGCTTTTAAGCGATAGTAAGCAAGTAGTAAATGCGCTGATGCACAGTTCTTTAGAGCGCGTTTATTTAGTCAAAATTCAAGGGAATATCACGCAAACTATGCTAGAGGCCATGCAAACAGGATTAGAGCTTCAAGGTTTAGAGGGCGCGCACCCTAAGAGCAAATACACGCGTATGCACATTGCGCCTATGGCCTGCCAAATCCTTAAAAACCACCGCAATTATTCCAAGATTAAAATCACTTTACAAGAGGGGCATAACCGCGAAATCCGGCGCTTTTTTGCCCACTTTAAGAAAGAAGTACTGGATTTAAGACGGGTTAGCTTTGGATTTGTCTCACTCAACGCTTTACCTGTGGGCAAAACGCGTTATTTAAACCCTAAAGAATATAAGCAACTACACCAGTTTTTAAACAACTCCAATTTAGCCTAA
- a CDS encoding 3'-5' exonuclease, producing MRLCVLDIETVPNLALIEQYYPGLCKNTQNPIEICQNVFAWHEEHYKSTFLPLHLHKIVSIASVIADEHGYFKKVGNFGKGCDDEKTLVADFFSFFNKHKPKIVTFNGRQFDMPLLLLKALAFNLSVPSFYEQEKKDKYKNYRYRYCETFHVDLLDSLGHFSGIRFKLDGICAMCGLPGKYDLSGDQVYEFYYQEPCDLKRIDSYCQSDDRVLALRRGQ from the coding sequence ATGCGTTTATGTGTACTAGATATTGAAACCGTGCCTAATCTAGCACTGATTGAACAATATTATCCAGGTTTGTGTAAAAACACACAAAACCCTATAGAAATCTGTCAAAATGTTTTTGCATGGCATGAAGAGCATTATAAAAGCACCTTTCTACCCCTGCATTTACATAAAATCGTCTCCATTGCTAGCGTAATTGCTGATGAACATGGCTATTTTAAAAAGGTGGGTAATTTTGGTAAGGGGTGTGATGATGAAAAAACTCTAGTGGCCGATTTTTTTAGCTTTTTTAACAAACACAAACCTAAAATAGTAACTTTTAATGGCCGCCAATTTGACATGCCTCTTTTATTACTCAAGGCTCTAGCCTTTAACCTCAGCGTGCCCTCTTTTTATGAACAAGAAAAGAAAGATAAGTATAAAAATTACCGCTACCGCTACTGCGAAACATTCCATGTAGATTTATTAGATAGTTTAGGGCATTTTAGTGGCATTAGGTTTAAGCTTGATGGAATCTGTGCGATGTGTGGTTTACCGGGTAAGTATGATCTAAGCGGGGATCAGGTTTATGAATTTTATTACCAAGAACCTTGTGATTTAAAGCGCATTGATAGCTATTGCCAAAGCGATGACCGAGTACTCGCTCTTAGACGGGGCCAATAA